In Apium graveolens cultivar Ventura chromosome 10, ASM990537v1, whole genome shotgun sequence, the following are encoded in one genomic region:
- the LOC141689719 gene encoding F-box/LRR-repeat protein 3-like: protein MVMKKQKTSPESNLNLFDHLSEELIFLILDHLKDSPFDLKSFSLVSKSFHKLESLHRKDLKPLHLKHLPKLLTRFQYVSNLDFTLCPVVTDEYLSFVSSVCMLRSVILSRSRLFSHVGLSSLVKNCVGLVEIDLSNVEDLRDSSLGVLAEAKNLEKLCLARCKMITDIGIGCVAVGCRKLRFISLRWCLGVGDLGVGLIAVKCKEIQSLDLSYLQITEKCLLQVMKLDRLEHLVLEGCITIDDDSLATHKHGFKTLQTLNISSCENVNHAGLSSLINEAKPLRQLILAYGSPVTLALANSLRNCSLLQSIKLDGCLVTCSGLRAIGNWCASLREVSLSKCMGVTDEGLSSLVTKHKDLRKLDITCCRKITHKSIAQITNSCTSLTSFRMESCTLVPRESYVLIGQRCHFLEELDLTDNEVDDEGLISISRCSKLYSLKLGICLNITSEGLSYIGMSCTKLTELDLYRCAGISDKGILSISDGCTDLQMINIAYCNDITDISLVSLSKCTKIQTFESRGCPLITSFGLAAIAVGCKQLSKLDIKKCYLIDDLGMVPLAHFSQNLRQINLSYSSVTDVGLLTLASFCCLQSLTILHLKGLTPNGLGATLLACGGLTKVKLHVSIRALLPRPLINYLETRGCSFQWRDKEFQAELDPKCWKLRLDNTI, encoded by the exons ATGGTAATGAAGAAGCAAAAAACAAGCCCAGAATCAAACCTCAACTTATTTGATCATCTTTCTGAAGAACTCATTTTCTTGATTCTTGATCACTTAAAAGACAGCCCTTTTGACTTAAAGTCATTCTCTTTAGTCTCCAAGTCATTTCACAAGCTTGAATCTTTACATAGAAAAGACTTAAAGCCACTTCATTTAAAGCATTTACCTAAGCTTTTGACCAGGTTTCAATATGTTAGCAATCTTGATTTTACTCTATGTCCAGTTGTCACTGATGAGTACTTAAGTTTTGTGTCTAGTGTGTGTATGTTGAGGTCTGTTATTTTATCAAGATCAAGGCTTTTTAGTCATGTTGGCTTGTCTAGTTTGGTCAAGAATTGTGTTGGTTTAGTTGAGATTGACTTGTCTAATGTTGAGGATTTGAGGGACTCGAGTTTGGGTGTTTTAGCTGAGGCTAAGAATTTAGAGAAGTTGTGTTTGGCTAGGTGTAAGATGATTACTGATATTGGGATTGGTTGTGTTGCTGTTGGATGTAGGAAATTGAGGTTTATTAGTTTGAGATGGTGTTTAGGTGTTGGAGATTTAGGGGTTGGTTTGATTGCGGTTAAGTGTAAGGAGATACAGAGTTTGGATCTTTCTTACTTGCAG ATCACTGAGAAATGCCTTTTGCAAGTCATGAAATTAGATCGTTTGGAGCATTTGGTTCTAGAAGGATGCATTACAATTGATGATGACAGCCTTGCTACCCATAAACATGGATTCAAGACTTTACAG ACCCTGAACATTTCAAGTTGTGAGAATGTAAATCATGCTGGTTTGAGTTCACTTATAAATGAAGCTAAACCTCTACGACAACTTATCTTAGCATATGGCTCTCCT GTGACTCTTGCTCTTGCGAATAGTTTGCGAAATTGTTCCTTGCTGCAGTCAATCAAGTTAGATGGTTGTCTGGTTACTTGTTCTGGACTAAGAGCCATTGGAAATTGGTGTGCTTCATTGAGGGAAGTAAGTTTAAGTAAATGCATGGGAGTGACAGATGAAGGTCTCTCATCTCTGGTAACAAAACACAAGGACTTGAGGAAACTGGATATCACTTGTTGCCGCAAAATTACTCACAAGTCAATTGCTCAAATCACAAATTCTTGCACCTCTCTCACCTCATTCAGGATGGAATCATGCACCCTAGTGCCAAGGGAATCTTATGTTTTGATTGGACAGCGTTGTCATTTTTTAGAGGAACTTGACCTGACAGATAATGAAGTTGACGATGAAG GGTTGATATCTATCTCAAGGTGCTCAAAGTTGTACAGCTTAAAACTAGGGATTTGTCTCAACATAACAAGTGAGGGGCTTAGTTACATTGGCATGAGCTGCACAAAACTTACAGAACTTGATTTATACAG GTGTGCTGGAATATCAGATAAGGGTATCTTATCAATATCTGATGGCTGTACTGATCTTCAAATGATTAATATAGCCTACTGTAATGATATTACAGATATCTCCTTGGTATCATTGTCAAAGTGTACCAAGATACAAACATTCGAAAGTAGAGGATGCCCTCTTATCACATCTTTTGGTCTAGCCGCTATTGCTGTGGGATGCAAACAACTCTCTAAGCTAGACATAAAAAAGTGCTACCTTATTGATGACCTGGGAATGGTTCCACTTGCTCACTTCTCCCAAAACCTCCGACAG ATAAATTTGTCATATAGCTCTGTTACTGATGTTGGGCTCTTGACACTGGCCAGCTTCTGTTGTCTACAGAGCTTAACTATACTACATCTAAAGGGCTTGACGCCCAATGGATTAGGTGCTACACTCTTGGCATGCGGGGGACTAACAAAAGTGAAGCTTCATGTATCCATCAGAGCATTGTTACCACGACCACTTATTAATTATCTAGAAACTCGTGGATGTTCTTTTCAGTGGAGGGATAAAGAATTCCAG GCTGAACTAGACCCGAAGTGCTGGAAGCTGCGGTTGGATAATACAATATAG
- the LOC141688842 gene encoding uncharacterized protein LOC141688842: MGETSSSNSEKKSMALSEVVADCVKRWFQETLKEAKSGDLSMQILVSQMYNSGYGVPADPQKAKLWMTRASRVRSSVWKVSNKRPGYNASDSDSDDMLDGP, translated from the exons ATGGGAGAAACAAGTAGTAGCAACAGTGAAAAGAAGAGCATGGCTTTGTCTGAAGTAGTAGCTGATTGTGTCAAACGTTGGTTTCAAGAAACCTTAAAAGAAGCTAAATCAGGGGATCTTTCTATGCAGATTTTGGTTTCTCAGATGTATAATTCTGGGTATGGTGTTCCTGCTGATCCCCAAAAG GCGAAATTATGGATGACAAGAGCGTCTAGAGTTCGATCTTCAGTTTGGAAAGTTAGTAATAAACGACCTG GTTACAATGCTAGTGATTCTGATTCAGATGATATGTTAGATGGCCCTTGA